A portion of the Natronococcus sp. AD-5 genome contains these proteins:
- a CDS encoding ABC transporter ATP-binding protein: MATTDTAVSLSNVRKTYRVGEPVHALDGVSLEIPRGSYTAIMGPSGSGKSTLMNLVGCLDTPSEGVVSIGDRDVGSLGERERTRLRGTEVGFVFQTFNLMPRLTALENVALPQLFQGVDRAERRERARELLERVGLGDRADHRPNELSGGQRQRVALARALVNDPAIVLADEPSGNLDTGTEAEVLDLFGEFHDAGTTMVVVTHEPHVAERAERIVHLLDGKIERVEELDGATGNLDRAGGNGANR, from the coding sequence ATGGCGACCACCGACACGGCGGTCTCGCTCTCGAACGTCCGCAAGACCTACCGCGTCGGCGAGCCCGTCCACGCGCTCGACGGCGTCTCGCTCGAGATCCCTCGCGGATCGTACACGGCGATCATGGGTCCGAGCGGGTCGGGTAAGTCGACGCTGATGAATCTCGTCGGCTGTCTCGATACGCCCTCCGAGGGGGTGGTATCGATCGGCGACCGCGACGTCGGGAGCCTCGGCGAGCGCGAACGGACCCGCCTCCGCGGGACCGAGGTCGGCTTCGTCTTCCAGACCTTCAACCTCATGCCGCGGCTGACCGCGCTCGAGAACGTCGCGCTTCCGCAGCTGTTCCAGGGCGTCGACCGGGCCGAGCGCCGCGAGCGGGCGCGGGAGTTGCTCGAGCGGGTCGGCCTCGGCGACCGGGCCGACCACCGGCCGAACGAGCTCTCCGGCGGCCAGCGCCAGCGGGTCGCGCTCGCGCGAGCGCTGGTGAACGATCCGGCGATCGTGCTGGCCGACGAGCCCTCCGGAAACTTAGATACCGGGACGGAGGCCGAGGTGCTCGACCTCTTCGGCGAGTTTCACGACGCCGGCACGACGATGGTCGTCGTCACGCACGAGCCCCACGTCGCCGAGCGCGCAGAGCGGATCGTCCACCTGCTCGACGGGAAGATCGAACGCGTCGAGGAACTCGACGGCGCGACCGGTAATCTCGACCGTGCGGGCGGCAACGGGGCGAACCGCTGA
- the rpiA gene encoding ribose-5-phosphate isomerase RpiA, which translates to MKTEGGSDAAKRRAGERAAEEVEDGSVVGLGTGSTTAAAIEAIGRAVDDGLDVRGIPTSFQSRRLALEVGIPLTTLDAVERVDLAIDGADQVVDDADAAAFGALIKGGGAAHAREKFVDATADRFVVVADPSKLTDRLERPVPIEVLPDAHTVVADRVTDLGGEPTLRNAEGKDGPVVTDNGNLVLDCEFGAIDDPETLATRLSSVPGVVEHGIFVDLADATYVGTDDGVEERRY; encoded by the coding sequence ATGAAGACCGAAGGAGGATCCGACGCGGCGAAGCGACGCGCGGGCGAACGCGCGGCCGAAGAGGTCGAGGACGGGTCCGTCGTCGGACTCGGAACCGGGTCGACGACGGCCGCCGCGATCGAGGCGATCGGACGGGCCGTCGACGACGGACTCGACGTGCGCGGGATCCCAACCTCCTTTCAGTCCCGCCGGCTGGCCCTCGAGGTCGGCATCCCGCTGACGACGCTCGACGCGGTAGAGCGCGTCGACCTCGCGATCGACGGCGCCGACCAGGTCGTCGACGACGCCGACGCGGCCGCGTTCGGCGCCCTCATCAAGGGCGGCGGCGCGGCACACGCGCGCGAGAAGTTCGTCGACGCGACGGCCGACCGGTTCGTCGTCGTCGCCGACCCGTCCAAGCTGACCGACCGGCTCGAGCGCCCGGTTCCGATCGAAGTCCTCCCCGACGCGCACACCGTCGTCGCCGACCGCGTCACCGACCTCGGCGGCGAACCGACGCTGCGAAACGCCGAAGGGAAGGACGGCCCCGTCGTGACCGACAACGGAAACCTGGTGCTCGACTGCGAGTTCGGCGCGATCGACGATCCCGAGACGCTGGCGACCCGACTCTCGAGCGTCCCGGGAGTCGTCGAACACGGCATCTTCGTCGATCTGGCGGACG